CTACTTATTTACTAAAATTCTAAGTGAAGATAATTCTTGGAATAAGACTAATGCATTTAAAGCAATATGTAGAAGATATAAAAAGACTAAAGACATAACTTTAAGAAACTTAATTGTCAATTCGCTTTTTACAGAAAGCCAATTCTTGTTCATGGCAAATCTGACAATCCTGTTCAATTCAAATTTAACTGTAGAAGAACTTGACGAACTGGTTAAAATGAAGTTTGATGATAACATCAAAAAACAAACCATAACCAGCTTAGTAGCTAATTTTGTTCTAATACGTGAATTCGCAAAGAAAACAGAAAATTTAAATAAAGAATATCAAATGTTTATCCGAGATATGATTGCTGACAAGATACCTGAAATGGAAACTTATAAAAAAATCAATCTATTAGAATATAAAATGCTTAAGGGAAATGCTTTATTATTCTATTCTAATCAATGGAATTTAGACATTGAACTTCTAAGGCTGTATGGTGTATGGAGAGAAAATGAAAATCATAAGTCAATTAAAGAAATATTAAAAAAAGTAAAAGCTGATAACAATGTACATGACGATCATGTCGGCTAATCGCCGCCACGTCGCATGTACTAACCGTTATATGCGATTTTAGCAGACCGCGACCAACGACAACAAACAGACAATAAATGATAAGATGATAACAGGAAAAGACATAATAGACTTGGGATTTAAACCAAGCAAATGGTTCAAGGACGTTATTGACTATGCTAACCAAAATCAGCTTAGTGGAGACAGTTTGAAGGACTATATTGAGTCGGTTCGACCTAAATATATTGACCCGCATTCTGAGCCTGTTGACTTTTATAAAAACATAAGAGCCGAGACAGACGAAGAAGCGGACAATGTAAAAATGGTTCTTGACACAATGCAAGACCTTATGAAAACTCCAACTTTGGTTGGTGGTGCAGTTATGCCAGACGCTTGCCCAACAGGAGAAGGACAAATTCCAGTTGGCGGAGTTGTTATTGCTAAAAATGCAATTCACCCTTCAATGCACAGTGCAGACATTTGTTGCTCTGTAATGATGACAAATTTTGGAATGTTATCTCCAAAAGCAGTTTTGGATATGGCTCATTCTGTAACGCATTTTGGCGGTGGTGGACGTGAAGAATTTTCGATTTTACCAAAAGAATTTGAAGAAAAAATTGCACAAAATAAATTTCTGAATTCTGACAGAAGTTTAAGTTTTGCAAGGACACATTTGGCAACACAAGGCGATGGAAATCATTTTCTTTTTGTTGGTATTTCAAAAAGAACAGGAGCAACAATGATGGTTACGCACCACGGAAGCCGTGGTTTTGGAGCAAACCTTTACACACAAGGAATGAAAGTGGCTGAATATTTCAGAAAAGAAATTTCACCAAAAACAGCGGAGAAAAACGCTTGGATTCCATTCGACACTGATGAAGGAAAAGCATATTGGGAAGCATTGCAATTGGTTAGAGAGTGGACAAAACTAAACCACACGACAATTCATAACGCAACAACTCAAAAGCTCAACATTGACCCTTTCGACAGATTTTGGAACGAACATAATTTTGTTTTTAAAGAGAATGATTTGTTTTATCACGCCAAAGGTGCTACACCATTAGACGACAAATTTGTGCCTGACAGCAAAGACGGTTTACGACTAATTCCTTTGAATATGAGCGAACCCGTTTTAATTGTAAAAGGTAACACAACAGCTAACAATTTAGGTTTTGCACCACACGGAGCAGGGCGAAATATCAGTCGTGGACGACACAAGAAAAACAACTCTCATAAGACAATTGAACAAATCTTTCACGAAGAAACACAAGATTTAGACATTCGCTTTTTCTCTAATAATATTGACATTTCAGAACTTCCAAGTGCTTACAAAAACGCTGATATGGTAAAACGACAAATGCAAGAATTTGGACTTGGCGAAGTGCATGACGAAATTATGCCATATGGTTGCATAATGGCAGGAGATTGGGAAATTGACGCACCTTGGAAAGTGAAAGCAAGAGAGAAGTATAAAAGCAGACAAGAGAACAATGGAAAAACTGACGAATGAAAAGAAAAACCGCATATAACAACTAAGCGTTCGTCGTGTCCAACGGACATGCGATGAACGCCCTGTTGAATTTATCCGGCCCGAAGCGGAAGGACGGAACCTTCGGTTGTCCGCCCGTATAGTCGGATAAACTCTGCCAGGTTTGAAAAAACCACCAAAGGCGGGCAGGCATAATTGGGTATCATATGGAGATATCGTCAGGCATCGTGACTACTCCCGTTCCTATGCAAGCAGATTACAAAGGTGTTAGTATTATTTTTTATTTGCTAATCCCATTTGATCAAACTATATTTTTCAAAATAAGTCCAAAGATGCCGAAATCCGGAAGGTTTCGGTTCCTTCATTAAATCGTGATTTCGTATCACGATTTTGCTCTGCAACATTCAGTCATCCCCTACCCAAACTCATGTTGATGTTGGGGGTGTAGCATTTTCATGTTCCGCCTTGCAATATTCTTTTGGTGGCCCTCGTCTGCCGAAGGTGAGCAGTGAGTATTCCGGAGTAAATTGAGCCACTCATTCCGGAGCAAACTGAACCAGTGATTCCGGAGCAAACTGAACCACTTTGAGAAGTTGATTTGATAGTTATATTGGAGTAAAATAATACTCTGATATGGCCAATCAAATAATATCGATGAATAAGTTAAAGCAGTTTTTAAAGCTTAGTTTAAAAGGTCATTCATATAGGCAGATCAGTGAAAAGACTGGCATGTCTAGGAATACTATCAATAAGTATAAGGATGTCTTAGACAAACATCCATTATCGTATAAAGAGTTTGTACAACTCATTGCTGTGTTGTACATTTGCTATTCAAGGCACACACAAGCGACGATGACGATCATGCTTCCTTCGTCAGCACGACGCATGTCGCATACCCGTTATGGGCAAGCGTAACGAGACAGCGTGCCAAGACCAAAAGAGCAGACAATGACAGAAATATATATACAAGACAAAACTTTTGACAAAAGCGATTTTTCGCAAATTCCATTGACGAAAGGTGAATACGAAAACTGTATTTTCAGCAATTGCGACTTTGCCAACAAAGACCTTTCTGAATTTAAGTTCACGGACTGTACATTTAACGGTTGCAATTTAAGTTTGGTAAAACTCAATCAGACAGCTCTAAGGGATATAAAATTCAAGGACTGCAAAATGTTGGGGCTTCGGTTTGACACCTGCAACGAGTTTGGACTTTCTTTTTCTTTTGACGGTTGCCAACTCAATCACTCCTCTTTTTACAAAACGAAAATAAAAAAGACGGTTTTCAAAAATTCACAATTACACGAAATAGATTTTTCAGAAGCTGACTTGACAAGTACTATGTTTGACAACTGTAATTTGGAACGAGCAACATTTGACCAAACAATACTTGAAAAAGCGGACTTGCGTACTTCTTACAATTACTCTATTGACCCAGAAATAAACCGAATTAAGAAAGCAAAGTTTTCAATTTTGGGGATCGCAGGTCTTTTAGAGAAATACGATATTGAAATTGAATATTCTAATTAACAAAATATGCCACTGATAAGAAGGTAAATAGTGAGAAAATTACCAAGCCACAATCGAACAGACGACCCCACCAGCCGAAGCTGATAGGGAGCGCCTGTTATCAGTATTCGCAATTTAATGTATTCTAGCTACAAGCAGTTTTTTGCAGTTCCTTCATTTCTGAATGAAATTGTTCACTCCGATGCTATTATAGCAACATTCAGTCACCGTGTCTATTCTCCCCAACCTGACCACCTCCTAAGCGGTTCCTAATTCTCATGCTCTTTGCTTCCACAAGGCACCCAAAGTACCGACTTTTGAAATCCTGCTAACCTGCCCACTTCGAAGCAGGCAGGCTTCAGAGCTTAGATCACTTTAAACCATCCGCCACAGCGGACAACTTGCTAATAGTTCCTGGCGTTACACCTGCGTATGAGAGACTTTCAACCCGTTGGATATTTATCCTACGGGCTGAACTCTTCAGATAAACTGCTTCTTCAAGCTGCTTGTACAACTTAAACGAAAATTGTACATTTGCTATTCAAGACACGCACAATGTACATGACAATCACGTCGGTTAATCGGCGCCACGCCGCATGTACTAAATGTTGTACGTCATATTAAAACAGAGAATAATGAAACTGATCATACTATTAATTTTAACGACTTTATTAACTTCTTGTAACTCACAAGAAAAGAAAGTGAACACTAATAAAAAAAGTGATTCAGATAAAGTAGAAATTGATTCTCAAATTGGAGAATATGTTACAAGTATTTTCGAAGATTCAAAAGGATATTTATGGTTTGGGACACTTGACAAAGGAATTGCAAGGTATGATGGTCAAAAATTAAAATATTTTACATCAAAGGACGGGTTGCCATCTGATAGAGTAACCGGAATAATTGAGGATTCAAATGGGATATTTTGGTTACATACGGGAGAAGGGGTATCCAAATATGATGGAAAAAATTTTACGAATTTTTTAGCAGGAGACGATTTTAACAGCAATGTAATTACCAAATTACTTATTGATAGTAAGAAAGTTTTTTGGGTTGGCACTTGGAATGGTGTCTATAAATTTGATGGTGCAGCGTTTCATCCATTTTCTGTTCCGTACCCTGAAGTAGATACCAAAATAAACGAAGATACCAAATATTGGGCAACTATGAGTGAAGATGTCGATGGCAATATTTGGTTTCGAAGACCTGGATATGGTGTCAGTAAATATGATGGGAATTCGTTTACTCATCTTCTGAAAAAAGATGGACTTCACTCGAATTATATCACGGATATTGAATTTGACAAAGATGGAAGTGTTTGGTTTGGAACGAGAGTCGCTGAAAGAGATGATCCTGACCCCAAAAAGCGATTTGGAAAAGGTGGAGTTAATAAAATGACAGGGAATAAGATTATTTCATTTCC
The genomic region above belongs to Saprospiraceae bacterium and contains:
- a CDS encoding RtcB family protein yields the protein MITGKDIIDLGFKPSKWFKDVIDYANQNQLSGDSLKDYIESVRPKYIDPHSEPVDFYKNIRAETDEEADNVKMVLDTMQDLMKTPTLVGGAVMPDACPTGEGQIPVGGVVIAKNAIHPSMHSADICCSVMMTNFGMLSPKAVLDMAHSVTHFGGGGREEFSILPKEFEEKIAQNKFLNSDRSLSFARTHLATQGDGNHFLFVGISKRTGATMMVTHHGSRGFGANLYTQGMKVAEYFRKEISPKTAEKNAWIPFDTDEGKAYWEALQLVREWTKLNHTTIHNATTQKLNIDPFDRFWNEHNFVFKENDLFYHAKGATPLDDKFVPDSKDGLRLIPLNMSEPVLIVKGNTTANNLGFAPHGAGRNISRGRHKKNNSHKTIEQIFHEETQDLDIRFFSNNIDISELPSAYKNADMVKRQMQEFGLGEVHDEIMPYGCIMAGDWEIDAPWKVKAREKYKSRQENNGKTDE
- a CDS encoding pentapeptide repeat-containing protein; the encoded protein is MTEIYIQDKTFDKSDFSQIPLTKGEYENCIFSNCDFANKDLSEFKFTDCTFNGCNLSLVKLNQTALRDIKFKDCKMLGLRFDTCNEFGLSFSFDGCQLNHSSFYKTKIKKTVFKNSQLHEIDFSEADLTSTMFDNCNLERATFDQTILEKADLRTSYNYSIDPEINRIKKAKFSILGIAGLLEKYDIEIEYSN